The following are from one region of the Thermococcus cleftensis genome:
- a CDS encoding COG1470 family protein, with amino-acid sequence MRRAVGVLLVILLLGSMVTAAGSTAQATSLETQNDPYEKFWEILNKEAELVVQFNATRNTTLAQELIQNSRLGAENAANISALIWQALEELKASGVKTYYTAEELREMARNISRNGLPQETVEALKAQGWSDEQIQALEEYIVRNADEINEDFNMTAFLEEFSMAFIDVAFKYNEYETWTLEKWKWTQPTGITGGDNRTLIHPLLLRGWVEFYRSYVEGDYKRMRDSIIPLRESMYELITYSSNSPKQVELAFFNGESITITTGNLRGVLWGHDGSMAFRIEQEHFDRDGFEINLTTYYWPGALEAYKLTSDVLVLVNAMKQGNNNPKLPKMLNQKVAELKDALEVTVVSREVITNPDYKKLPPSDPITPIDPINPEPLKNSIKGVDGGTLTPTESSSNQIPVIPADEIMKIASDPGSLEGILKVDDIEVKPLTSGPNYVNYRVIVHMHTENNAVKNVKINLHDYSTGRSDSETISQIDPYIDYNWESKTFSTSIRNENGKLTATGEIEITYTPECDKSPLGSREDAPILSSCSARTITEQYSATFDLSSSVDWNLVGIKIETSSDDITEGDSVTYKVVVENKNNVALNGVDYSVVIPYSDSGSWKYSGTVDVPANEEVTIIKKTVTYEEAGTYVASASIKWDGNSKSVKKSVTVNSETISMNVDFSPNNPTEGDSVEFDVSLKNPTSTSRTVTVKLFIDGVEKSSRTVTLHGGDSMIVTLTWTAQAGEHDWRIEAWEDGKLEDSRSGTIRVISESDPCPEGEYWTAWLEVSPTEMVGEGKVHVKVMASYCSALPDVGGDTIDLLYLGGSVYLDGKEIHSFDTNANGNYLLVGRTRVIDEFDWPVSVGNHNITLKIKNISGLLDYIKTKTDSVSVRVSPLEYSLELTEISCSGLNFNFKASRLYTQGSYVSSLECTLKFRNVNDVPVHITELSTEISVSPPDLEEAVPDHTTVSVNEDVKPGEFITIQIQDRTVTTDRQMLLRVDGTTATLYLDYTVEGMINGVSKIVVKGIAESTLRLSVNQGIVYADVTADLLLLIEGPKVSSKLTKWFPVIDKIPGGDAILSFISGQPIKNFILSKISEHQG; translated from the coding sequence ATGAGGAGGGCGGTAGGAGTACTGTTGGTAATCCTCCTGCTGGGGTCGATGGTGACGGCGGCGGGAAGTACAGCCCAAGCCACCAGCCTCGAAACCCAGAACGACCCGTACGAGAAATTCTGGGAGATACTCAACAAGGAAGCCGAACTCGTGGTTCAGTTCAACGCCACCAGGAACACCACCCTCGCCCAGGAGTTGATTCAAAACTCTCGCCTTGGTGCTGAAAATGCCGCCAATATTTCAGCCTTAATCTGGCAGGCTCTGGAGGAACTGAAGGCTTCTGGTGTAAAGACGTACTACACTGCCGAAGAGTTAAGGGAAATGGCTCGGAACATCAGCCGGAATGGCCTCCCCCAGGAGACTGTAGAGGCTTTGAAGGCTCAAGGCTGGAGTGACGAGCAGATTCAAGCTTTGGAAGAGTACATTGTTAGAAATGCAGACGAGATTAACGAGGACTTCAACATGACGGCCTTTCTCGAGGAGTTTTCCATGGCCTTCATTGATGTTGCCTTCAAGTACAACGAGTACGAAACCTGGACACTAGAAAAATGGAAATGGACCCAGCCCACCGGAATCACTGGAGGGGACAACAGAACTTTAATACACCCACTGTTACTGAGGGGGTGGGTTGAGTTCTACCGCTCATACGTTGAAGGTGACTACAAGAGAATGAGGGACTCCATCATTCCGCTGAGAGAGTCGATGTACGAACTCATAACTTACTCCTCGAACAGTCCAAAGCAGGTGGAGCTGGCGTTCTTCAACGGTGAGAGCATAACAATCACGACCGGAAACCTGAGGGGAGTCCTTTGGGGCCATGATGGATCGATGGCATTCAGAATTGAGCAGGAACATTTTGACCGAGATGGATTTGAAATAAACCTTACGACGTATTATTGGCCGGGCGCTCTGGAGGCGTACAAACTAACTTCCGACGTACTGGTGCTTGTGAATGCGATGAAGCAGGGCAACAATAACCCTAAACTCCCGAAGATGCTCAATCAGAAGGTGGCGGAGCTTAAGGACGCCCTCGAGGTCACCGTTGTATCCCGCGAGGTCATAACCAACCCAGACTACAAGAAATTGCCCCCAAGTGACCCTATAACCCCGATCGACCCGATAAATCCGGAACCTCTCAAAAACTCCATCAAGGGCGTTGATGGTGGAACGCTTACTCCTACGGAGTCCTCTTCAAACCAGATCCCCGTCATTCCGGCAGATGAGATAATGAAAATTGCCTCGGATCCGGGTTCCTTAGAGGGCATACTGAAGGTTGATGACATCGAGGTAAAACCACTAACAAGCGGTCCAAACTACGTTAATTACCGTGTTATCGTCCACATGCACACGGAAAACAACGCTGTCAAAAATGTTAAGATTAATCTCCATGACTATTCAACGGGCCGTTCTGACTCAGAAACCATCTCGCAGATTGATCCATACATTGATTATAATTGGGAGAGCAAAACCTTCAGTACGTCTATTAGAAACGAAAACGGAAAGTTAACCGCGACGGGGGAAATCGAGATAACGTACACCCCAGAATGTGATAAATCCCCACTTGGTTCTAGAGAAGATGCACCCATATTATCAAGCTGCAGTGCTAGAACGATCACAGAGCAGTACTCCGCAACCTTTGACCTCAGCTCGTCAGTGGACTGGAACTTGGTCGGGATTAAGATAGAAACGTCCAGTGATGACATTACGGAAGGGGACAGTGTAACTTACAAGGTCGTAGTCGAGAATAAGAACAATGTGGCACTGAATGGAGTGGATTACTCCGTCGTCATTCCTTATTCCGATTCGGGTTCGTGGAAGTATTCAGGAACGGTCGATGTTCCGGCAAATGAAGAGGTTACCATTATTAAGAAGACGGTAACTTACGAGGAAGCTGGCACTTACGTTGCCAGCGCGTCAATCAAATGGGACGGGAACTCCAAGAGTGTCAAGAAGAGCGTTACGGTGAATTCAGAAACTATAAGTATGAACGTTGATTTTTCACCAAATAATCCTACTGAGGGGGATAGTGTGGAATTCGATGTGAGCCTCAAGAATCCCACCTCAACGTCCAGAACCGTAACGGTAAAGCTTTTCATCGATGGGGTTGAAAAATCAAGCAGGACTGTTACTCTTCATGGTGGAGATTCTATGATAGTCACATTAACATGGACCGCTCAGGCTGGAGAGCACGACTGGAGGATCGAGGCCTGGGAAGACGGGAAGCTGGAGGATTCAAGGAGCGGGACAATTCGTGTTATCTCAGAGAGTGATCCATGTCCTGAGGGAGAATACTGGACTGCATGGCTGGAGGTTAGTCCGACTGAGATGGTGGGAGAAGGCAAAGTGCATGTAAAGGTAATGGCATCATACTGCAGTGCTCTTCCGGATGTGGGTGGGGACACAATAGACTTGCTGTATCTTGGGGGAAGCGTGTACTTGGACGGCAAGGAAATACACTCATTTGACACGAATGCCAACGGAAATTACTTGTTAGTTGGTAGGACGAGGGTTATAGATGAGTTTGATTGGCCTGTGAGTGTGGGGAATCACAATATCACATTGAAAATCAAAAACATCAGTGGCCTTTTAGATTACATTAAAACCAAAACTGACAGTGTCAGTGTTAGAGTTTCACCCCTCGAGTATTCTCTAGAACTGACCGAAATCTCCTGCAGTGGTCTCAACTTTAACTTTAAAGCCAGCAGACTTTATACTCAGGGAAGCTACGTCTCATCACTGGAATGTACACTCAAATTCAGGAATGTCAACGATGTGCCAGTACATATTACAGAGTTAAGCACTGAAATTTCAGTTAGTCCACCTGATTTAGAAGAGGCGGTTCCAGATCATACAACAGTCTCAGTAAACGAGGATGTAAAACCCGGTGAATTCATAACGATACAAATACAGGACAGGACCGTCACAACAGATCGCCAAATGCTCCTCAGAGTTGATGGAACCACCGCCACGTTGTACTTGGACTACACGGTGGAAGGCATGATTAACGGAGTCAGCAAAATAGTAGTGAAAGGAATTGCAGAGAGTACATTACGCCTCAGCGTCAATCAGGGTATTGTATATGCAGACGTCACTGCAGACTTGTTATTACTCATAGAAGGCCCCAAAGTCTCTAGTAAACTCACAAAGTGGTTCCCAGTAATAGATAAGATACCTGGAGGAGATGCAATATTGAGCTTCATTAGCGGACAGCCCATAAAAAATTTCATCTTATCAAAAATTTCAGAGCATCAGGGGTGA
- the sppA gene encoding signal peptide peptidase SppA yields the protein MRENIWKYVSAVLVLLLAVSSVAVVLLYMQASELKSYTPSNVTPVVVETSLNSTCNETSYLLQIDELQRQVEFLKAQLRELNRPEGNTTIAVVPIFGLIDDYTALQVVPLLRKVAENDSIGGVVLWIESPGGYIGPVREIYSTVKKLNLIKPVVAYTGGIAASGGYYIAVAAEKIVADPLAEVGSIGVIYVHYDLQKNYEMNGIKVDVFKTGPYKDMGAEWRGLSDDEREMIADSIDTYFQAFLQVVSDGRGMPLNETRLYATGRTWFAMNVTGSLVDETGDIDRAIAVLSEELNVTKPRVVIYGSGGASNFGIFGSTALLLDPRYVNAYLKP from the coding sequence ATGAGGGAAAACATATGGAAGTACGTTTCGGCAGTTCTCGTCCTCCTGCTGGCAGTCTCAAGCGTGGCGGTCGTTCTGTTGTACATGCAGGCCTCCGAGCTGAAGTCGTACACGCCGTCAAACGTAACCCCCGTCGTCGTGGAGACGTCTCTCAACTCCACATGCAACGAGACCTCCTACCTGCTTCAGATAGACGAACTCCAGCGCCAGGTCGAGTTTCTGAAGGCACAGCTGAGGGAGCTTAACCGGCCGGAGGGGAACACGACCATCGCCGTGGTTCCTATATTCGGGCTGATAGACGACTACACGGCCCTCCAGGTGGTGCCCCTTCTGAGGAAGGTAGCCGAGAATGACTCTATAGGCGGTGTGGTTCTCTGGATAGAGAGCCCCGGCGGCTACATAGGGCCTGTCAGGGAAATATACTCCACGGTCAAGAAGCTTAACCTCATCAAGCCGGTCGTTGCTTACACCGGCGGCATAGCGGCTTCTGGCGGCTACTACATAGCTGTTGCCGCCGAGAAGATAGTCGCCGATCCCCTGGCAGAGGTCGGGAGCATTGGGGTTATCTACGTCCACTACGACCTCCAGAAGAACTACGAGATGAACGGCATAAAGGTGGACGTGTTCAAAACGGGGCCTTACAAGGACATGGGAGCCGAGTGGCGCGGTTTGAGCGACGACGAGCGCGAGATGATCGCGGACAGCATAGACACATACTTCCAGGCCTTCCTTCAGGTCGTGAGCGACGGCAGGGGAATGCCGCTCAACGAGACCCGGCTTTACGCTACCGGGAGAACGTGGTTCGCGATGAACGTTACCGGCTCGCTGGTGGACGAGACCGGCGACATCGATAGAGCTATTGCCGTCCTCTCCGAGGAGCTCAACGTGACCAAACCACGCGTGGTTATTTATGGGAGCGGAGGGGCTTCTAACTTTGGGATCTTTGGAAGCACCGCCCTCCTGCTCGATCCTCGATACGTGAACGCTTACCTAAAGCCCTGA
- a CDS encoding AI-2E family transporter, with amino-acid sequence MEIEAAVWIVISVLVLYLVWETVSPILSPLILAVTLAYILYPFHERLARRVGNRISAFTITGVLTVLTFLFIIGFALWINDVKQSLAYYINAFFQWLLDFHLPLALYELIQRLAEDIPRRFEEYVLGYTYSLPKLSLQAIVMVFAFYGILVNTRAIREEVYALLPRDNRELAIKLLESAGRTLHSILRGWLAVSVLKGAAIAVGFYIFAVADAGGAIAVGIFTIIFELLPVLGGWITWLAGSVYLFTIGNWISAVGLAIYGAAFVSPLPDYLLRSRLGERETGVNALISLVGIFGGYIAFGFVGIIIGPVALSLLSTLLEEWKKTREATMA; translated from the coding sequence ATGGAGATTGAGGCCGCCGTCTGGATAGTGATTTCAGTTCTCGTCCTCTACCTCGTGTGGGAGACGGTTAGCCCTATCCTTTCGCCCCTTATCCTTGCAGTTACCCTCGCATACATTCTCTATCCCTTCCACGAAAGGCTGGCGAGACGGGTCGGTAACAGGATTTCTGCCTTTACCATAACCGGGGTTCTAACAGTTCTGACCTTCCTCTTCATCATCGGCTTTGCCCTCTGGATAAACGACGTCAAGCAGTCCCTGGCGTACTACATCAACGCCTTCTTCCAGTGGCTCCTCGATTTCCACCTGCCCCTCGCTCTCTACGAGCTTATCCAGCGCCTGGCTGAGGACATACCGAGGCGCTTCGAGGAGTACGTCCTCGGATACACCTATTCCCTGCCCAAGCTTTCCCTCCAGGCCATCGTCATGGTCTTCGCCTTCTACGGAATCCTCGTCAATACCCGGGCAATAAGGGAGGAGGTCTACGCTTTACTCCCCAGGGACAACCGGGAGCTTGCCATCAAACTCCTGGAGAGCGCTGGGAGGACGCTCCACAGCATTCTGAGGGGCTGGCTTGCCGTGAGCGTCCTCAAGGGCGCGGCCATAGCGGTGGGGTTCTACATCTTTGCCGTGGCAGATGCCGGCGGGGCCATAGCGGTGGGTATATTTACGATAATCTTCGAGCTCCTTCCGGTCCTGGGTGGCTGGATAACCTGGCTGGCCGGCTCTGTCTATCTCTTCACTATCGGAAACTGGATCTCGGCGGTGGGTCTTGCCATTTATGGTGCGGCATTCGTGTCCCCCCTCCCCGATTACCTCCTGAGGTCACGGCTGGGGGAAAGAGAAACTGGTGTCAATGCGCTGATAAGTCTCGTCGGCATCTTCGGGGGCTACATAGCCTTTGGCTTCGTGGGGATAATAATCGGACCCGTTGCCCTTTCGCTCCTCAGCACCCTCC
- a CDS encoding sugar phosphate isomerase/epimerase family protein, with product MEIGVTVYPHFVTKDKTLASVLADVKIKNYDFVSIFPHTLGLIKNGVVVEKKLRNVETTLRGVGIDYIVRMPTSVNLRDHIYYTRHFRVARAIADVAIKLGAKVIVMQSGRTGRLDLEIEAIQQLADMVHPFDIKIALENTFSVKDTLYVVENVNRENVGFALDVAHAFLSAQGDADKLLEDVKLGTDKTIILMIHDNFGKLFPQVEPEDALAYGVGDLHLLPGEGNIPFGKVLRLFGEVPLLLKVKNPEKFAKVPTKQGLIELLTSL from the coding sequence ATGGAGATAGGAGTGACAGTTTACCCGCACTTCGTCACGAAGGACAAGACCCTCGCCTCAGTTCTGGCGGACGTCAAGATAAAGAACTACGACTTCGTCTCGATATTCCCCCACACCTTAGGCCTCATAAAGAACGGCGTCGTGGTTGAGAAGAAGCTCCGGAACGTCGAGACCACGCTCAGGGGCGTTGGCATAGACTACATCGTAAGAATGCCGACCTCCGTCAATCTGCGCGACCACATCTACTACACCAGGCACTTCCGCGTCGCGAGGGCAATAGCGGACGTTGCCATAAAGCTCGGCGCCAAGGTAATAGTCATGCAGAGCGGTAGAACTGGAAGGTTGGACCTTGAAATAGAGGCCATTCAACAGCTTGCCGACATGGTTCACCCCTTTGACATAAAGATAGCCCTCGAGAACACCTTCAGCGTCAAGGACACCCTCTACGTCGTCGAGAACGTGAACAGGGAGAACGTCGGCTTTGCCCTCGACGTGGCCCACGCCTTCCTCAGCGCCCAGGGCGACGCGGACAAGCTGCTGGAAGATGTGAAGCTTGGCACTGACAAGACGATAATCCTCATGATACACGACAACTTCGGAAAGCTCTTCCCGCAGGTTGAGCCCGAAGATGCCCTCGCCTACGGTGTCGGCGACCTTCACCTCCTGCCGGGGGAGGGCAACATACCCTTTGGAAAGGTGCTGAGGCTCTTCGGCGAGGTTCCCCTCCTCCTCAAGGTCAAGAACCCGGAGAAGTTCGCGAAGGTTCCAACGAAGCAGGGGTTGATAGAGCTTCTGACGAGCCTGTGA
- a CDS encoding PH1570 family protein, giving the protein MLCEERLEVFENGFEDGRFKLRVEFYGGDARRLLLAVIRELYLSDYGEDYVYPFECAKEFWGIYMDPSEIAAGDFRPNPIKFLNRAVLDRLEKALRETKAPEEIVESINLERAEVHKLKKGLLALGKNFLLDERGYLIIFSKPSARELILKYLGMLDGD; this is encoded by the coding sequence GTGCTCTGCGAGGAGAGGCTGGAGGTGTTTGAGAACGGTTTCGAGGACGGGAGATTCAAGCTGAGGGTGGAGTTCTACGGAGGTGATGCTAGAAGGCTTCTCCTCGCCGTAATACGGGAGCTGTATCTGTCGGACTACGGGGAGGACTACGTGTACCCCTTCGAGTGCGCCAAGGAGTTCTGGGGCATCTATATGGACCCTTCCGAGATAGCCGCCGGGGACTTCAGGCCGAACCCCATAAAGTTCCTCAACAGGGCCGTCCTCGACAGGCTGGAAAAAGCTCTGAGGGAAACGAAGGCCCCTGAAGAAATCGTTGAGAGCATAAACCTCGAGAGGGCAGAGGTTCACAAGCTCAAGAAAGGTTTATTAGCCTTGGGAAAGAACTTCCTCCTCGACGAGAGAGGATACCTGATAATCTTCAGCAAGCCCAGCGCGCGGGAGCTGATACTGAAGTACCTGGGGATGCTCGATGGAGATTGA